CCAGAACCGATGAGCATGGCTTGGGTGAGCAGTGCTGGGCGAAAACGTGACAACAGATCCATCGAGGGGAGGCTCCTGAAAAAGTGCAGGTCTTTTTCTACTTGTCGAAGGCGCCGACAAAACCCCGTAATCGGACAGCACACTTTTTTCAGGCCGGTACGATGCGCACCCACAGTGACGTGCGCCAGATCAGGCGCACGGGGAGCGTGTGGCTGAGTGTGCGCAAGGCGTTTTCGCTGTCGTCAAGCTGGAACACCCCAGAAACCTTCAGCCCCGCCACCGCAGGGTCGCACCCGACCCAGCCCGTGCGCTGGCGGGCCAGCCGCTCGGCCAACTCGTGCAAGGGCATGGAGTGAGTGATGAGCAACCCGCGCGTCCAAGCCGACCCGTCGAACGTGGGTTGTTCGACCCGACGTGAATCGGCCGCATCGACCAGAAACTGCTCGCCTGCCATGGCACGCAATGCAGGCCGACCCGGCGCGAGGATGGCAACTGCCCCCTCATCGACCGTCAAGCGCGTGCGGCCGTTTTCCTGACACAGGTCGAAGGCCGTACCCAGTGCCTGGAACCGGGCCTGGTCCGTGTCCACACACAGCGCGCGTTGCAGAGGGTCGTGGCCGGCTTTCACGTAGACCTGGCCTTCGCGCAGTTGGATCAGGCGCTCGACCTGGTTGACGCGCACATCGACAGCACTCCTGCCATTGAGCTGCAGTTGAGTGCCATCGGCCAGTTGGACGCGACGACGCTCGCCGGTGGCCGTGCTGTAGTCGGCAAGGCTGACACGCCAGGGCGACTGCTGCACGGCACTACCGGCCATGCCCAGGCCAAGCAAGCCAAGCGCGAGGGTTTTCAATGCTGCGCGTCGGCCTGGGTCGCCCAACGTGCGGATGGCCACGCCCGAGGGCAGTTCGCGGGCCTGGGCAAAGCAGGTTTGCGCCTCCTGCAGGGCCTGCCAGGTGGCCTCGTGCTGCGGGTCGGCTTGACGCCAGGCCAGGCACGCGGCGCACAACGCCGGCGCATGCTGGGATGATTCGAGCTTTACCTGCCAGTCGATCGCCTGGTCGAGCACCGGGTTGGTCATGGCGCGTGCATGATCTGGTAGCAATGCCGTATGGCCTTGGCCATGTATTTCTCGACGCTGCTCAGGCTGACGCCAAGGCGAATGGCGATGTCCTGGTAGCTCATGCCTTCCAGTCGCGACAGCAGGAACGCCATGCGCGCTTTGGACGGCAGCCCATCAAGCAGGGCATCGATCTGCATCAACGTCTGCAGCAACATCAATTGCCGCTCGGCAGAAGGCGCCTCGGGTTCGGGCAGGTGCGCCAGTGCTTGCAGATACGCGGCTTCCAGCTTGTGACGACGAAAGCGGTCGATCAGCAGCCCTCGCGCCACGCTGCTCAACCAGGCTCTCGGCTGGCGCAGCGCAACAATCTGCTGCGGGCGTAGCAAGGCCTGCAGGAAAGTGTCCTGCGCGACATCGCACGCCTGATCGCCGTAGTGCTGGCGGCGTTGCAGCCAGCTCAGCAGCCAGGCGTGATGGTCGCGATACAGGGCATCGACCCCCTCGCGTGAAGGCGGTGCTGAAGCGGGCGGTGGTGACATTGTGAGCCTCGGTTCCAGGTCGAAACAGGTGCAGTTGCAAATGGTTCGCAATACTACGAGGTTTTGCCGCATCAGGTCACCCTGCAAATGACAGGATCAACGCGATGACACTTCGCTTGCGTATGACACAAAGTGTCATTAAGATCGCCGTGTGTCCTGAAACCAAACCACGGCAATCAGGAAGTCATCGCCCTCATCGTGCAGGTAACCCTCATGACCACCACCATGCAGACCCCCAAGGACCAGCTTGTCAAACGTGCCCAGCAGCAAATGCTGACTGCGTTGGCCGACAACGCCTACACCCCGCGCCAGAAGCTCGCACTGACCTGCCGGATTCTGTTCGACGGCGGCCACGATTCGGGCCTGGCCGGGCAGATCACCGCACGCGCACCGGAACCTGGCACCTATTACACACAACAGCTTGGCCTGGGCTTCGACGAGATCTCGGCCTCCAACCTGCTGGTCGTGGACGAAGACCTGGCAGTGCTGCAAGGCCACGGCATGGCCAACCCCGCCAACCGTTTCCACAGCTGGCTGTACCGGGCACGCCCCGACGTGAACTGCATCATCCACACCCACCCGCTGCACAGCGCGGCCCTGTCGATGCTTGAAGTGCCGCTGGCGATCTCGCACATGGACCTCTGCCCGCTGTTCGACGATTGCGCCTTCCTCAAGGAATGGCCAGGCGTGCCAGTGGGCAATGAAGAAGGTGAGATCATTGCCAGGGCCATCGGTGACAAGCGGGCGATCCTGCTTTCCCACCATGGCCTGCTGATCGCCGGGCGCTCGATCGAAGAGGCCTGCGTGCTCGCCCTGCTGTTCGAGCGCGCCGCCAGGATGCAACTGCTGGCCATGGGCGCCGGTGAAATCCGCCCAATCCCCGAAGCACTTGGCAAAGAAGCCCATGACTGGATTTCCACGCCAAAACGCCATGGTGCAGCGTTCAGCTACTACGCGCGCCGTGCCTTGCGTGCCCATGGCGACTGCCTGGGCTGATTGAAGCTGTATCCCTTCCTGAACAACGGCAAAGGTGCCTGGTCATGTCTACACCTGTAATTCGCGGCGTCATCGGCTACACCATCACCCCCTTCGCAGCAGACGGCTCGGTCGATCTGAACGCCCTGGGCACATCCATCGACAGCCTGATCCAGGCCGGCGTGCACGCCATCGCCCCCCTGGGCAGCACGGGCGAAGGTGCTTACCTGTCCGAGGGTGAATGGGAATCTGTGGTGCGCTACAGCCTGGAGAAGATCGCAGGCCGGGTGCCCAGCGTGGTCAGCGTTTCCGACCTGACCACCGCGCGTACCGTGCAGCGTGCCCGCCTGGCCCAGGCGTGCGGGGCCACGGCGGTGATGGTGCTGCCCATTTCCTACTGGAAGCTGACCGAGGCCGAGGTGGTTGACCACTACAAGGCGGTCGGCGCCGCGATCGACATTCCGATCATGCTTTACAACAACCCGGGCACCAGCGGCACCGACCTCTCGGTGGAGCTGATCCTGCGTATTCTGGGCGAAGTCGCCAATGTCACCATGGTCAAGGAAAGCACCGGTGACATTCAGCGCATGCACCGCCTGTACACCGCGACCGAGGGCAAGGTGGCGTTCTACAACGGCTGCAACCCGCTCACCCTCGAAGCGCTGATTGCCGGCGCCACGGGCTGGTGCACTGCGGCGCCAAACCTGATCCCGGCATTGAACCTGGCCTTGTGGGACGCCGTGCAAAACGGCGAGCTGGCAGAAGCCCGCGCACTGTTCTACCGCCAGTACGAGTTGCTGGCGTACATCACCCAGCGCGGCCTGCCCACCACCATCAAGGCCGGGCTGAACATGCTTGGCCTGGACGTGGGGGCGCCGCGCCTGCCCTTGCAGCCGCTGGACCCACAAGGCAGTGCCTACCTGAAAGGGTTGCTGGGTTTGGCCTAAAAATTGACGCAATACCTGTGGGAGCAGGCAGGCCTGCTCCCACACCGTTAGCGCCTTACAGCCGACCTTGTTCACTACACAGACTTTCATCAATCACATAAGCACGGAGGCCATTTGTGACAACGCCTGCTCAAAACCCATCAGCCTCGCTTGGGCTTACAGACATCCTGCACCCTGCCATCGCCGGGCTGGTTTCAGTCATCGTCAACTACGGCGGCACGTTCATCCTGGTGTTCCAGGCGGCCAAAGTCGCCGGGCTAAGCCCGGAACTGACGTCGTCATGGGTCTGGGCTGTGTCGATCGGGGTAGGCATTACCGGGCTTGCCTTGTCCTGGTACAGCCGCGAACCGCTGATAACAGCCTGGTCCACTCCGGCAGCCGCGTTTCTGGTCACTGCACTGGCCAGCGTTCCCTACGCCGAAGCCATTGGCGCATACCTGCTGTCCGCTGCTGGGTTCGTGGTGCTCGGCCTGACCGGATACTTTGAAAGGCTGGTCCGGATCATCCCAGGCGGGGTCGCGGCAGGGTTGCTGGCCGGCATTCTCTTGCAATTTGGCATTGGCGCGTTTGCCGGCTTGTCGGTTGACCCCATGCTGGCCGGGTTGCTTATCGCGGCTTATGTGGTGTTCAAACGCTTTACTGCCCGCTACGCGGTCGTAGGCATCCTCGCACTGGGCCTGGCGTATCTGCTGATCCAGGGGCAGGCAGGCCTTTCACAGCTCACGCTGGAGATCGCCACACCGGTGTTCACTGCCCCGGCCTTTACCCTCAACGCGGCCCTCAGCGTAGCGCTGCCGTTGTTCCTGATCACCCTGACGGGGCAATACATGCCCGGCATGCTGGTGCTGCGCAACGACGGTTTCAAGACCAGCGCCAACCCGATCGTCGCAGTCACCGGCCTGGGCTCCTTGCTCATGGCACCCTTTGGCTCGCATGCGTTCAACCTCGCGGCCATCACCGCTGCCATCTGCACAGGCAAGGAAGCGCATGAAGACCCGGCCAAGCGCTGGATCGCGGGCATCGCCGCTGGCATCTGCTACATCCTGGTGGGGGTGTTCGGCGTAACGCTTGCCAGTGTGTTCATGGCACTCCCTGCAACGTTCATCACCACCCTGGCTGGCCTTGCCCTGTTGGGCACCATCGGCGCCAGCCTGGCCAGTGCGGTGGCCGATGCCAGCACACGCGAGGCCGCACTGATCACCTTTCTGGCAGCCGCCGCCAATATCACCCTGCTCGGCATTGGCGGGGCCTTTTGGGGGTTGGTCATTGGCCTGTTGGCCTACGCGGTATTGAACGGGCGCACGCCCACGCTCAGCCGTAAAAAGCCGTGATCAACCCTGCGGATTTGCATGCACCACCCGCCCCACCTCGCCTGGCCGATTGACGAACAGCACGTCCAGCGTGCTGTTGCGCAACCCCTTCACTGGGTTCCAGTGCGCCGCCGTGTGAATGTACTTGTCGCGCAGCAGGCGCTGTTCGTCCTCGGTCAGGCCAGCGTCGGGGCGGGTACCCAAGGCAAAGCCATGCAACTTGCGGCTGATGTCCAGCAACTCATCCGGCACGCGATGGGCCTCATCGCTGCCCAATGCGGCAAATGGCACGTCGGCGCGCAGGGCCAGCTCGCGCATGATGCTGAGGTAAACCCGGGACAGATGCCCCGCGACCTGCCGCTCGCGATACAACGCCGCATACACCTGCTTTTGCGCCTCGGCCGGCTTGCCGCCGGCAATCGGCTGCTCCCAGGTCAGTACCCGCGGCCGCGGTTCACCCAGCTCGCCAAACGCCGATGCCAGGACGGCACTGACAGCCGAGTAGGCACGGGTGCGCTCGACATGGATACGCACAGGCACCTGCTGCGATTGCGGCTTGCACAGCAGCACTTGTTCCTGCATGTACGGCAGGTAGCCCCCGCCAATGTTCGAGTGCACGCCAGGCACGACAATGTCACCGTCGCTGCACACCAAGGGGAAGTTGTGCCGGCGCTCGTCACCGGCCACCAACTGCACCACCTGCCGCGCAATGCCCTCCCCCAGGCCCAGGCGCAAGCCACCATGGCGATCGTCGGCGGGGTCGAAGTCACCCTGCAGGGGCGCAACAATGGCTGCCACGGTATCGAACAGGCCGATGAAATTAAGGGTGATGCCACACGCGCTGCCCAACAGGCTGCCATCGCCATCATTCAAGACATTGGCCAGGTGCCTGGCGGCTGCGGCGCCACGACTGAAACCAAACAGGTCGAACTCGATGCGTTCGAGCCGCGATTGCGGATGCGCCGCGCACCAATCACGCAACAGCTCGCCGATCGCCCTCAAGGCCTCGGCCACCCGCGCCTCGACCCCGCTGCGCCCGCGCCCGGTAGCCGCCGCAAAGCTGGAGTCCGGCTGGCCCAGCGTGGTGCCGACGCCCTCGACATACAACTTGAGAAAAGCCACTGTGCCCGCCGCAGGGCACCCGCTTGCCGGGTAAAGCGCATGCAACAGGGCCACGTTGCTGCGGGCATTGCCATAGCTGGCACCGGCCAGATGCCCCGGCGCTTGGCCCCAGGCCATGGCGTTGCCCTGGTTGTTACCGGTGCCATCGAAGAACACGCCGACACGCAAGGTCATTGGCGCGGTTTTAGCTGAGGTACGGCTGCTGTCTTCCATCATCCTGCATCCTGCTTGCCCAAAGAGCACCAGCAGGCGTCAGTACCTAGCAACAAGCCATCAGCCGACTCCGAACCCTGCGCAGGACTTCTCGCTATCGCCACACCCGACGCGCTGGATAAATTTGCCAGCCGCCATTGGTCGCCACCCCCCCGGATAGATTAAAGTATCACCCCTTGCCGAGGCGGCTGCTCCCAGCCCGCCTGCGCCCCAATACCAGGAACCGTCGCCGATGGAACACCGTGAAGCGCTTATCGCGCTGCGCACCTTTCTTTCCTCCCAGATCCTAGGCCAGGAGAAGCTGGTCGAGCGGCTGTTGATCGTGCTTCTGGCCGACGGCCACATGCTGGTCGAGGGCGCCCCGGGCCTGGCCAAGACCAAAGCCATCAAGGAGCTCGCCGAAGGCGTCGAGGCAGAGTTTCATCGTATCCAGTTCACCCCCGACCTGCTCCCGGCCGACATTACCGGCACCGAGATCTACCGCCCGGAAACCGGCAGCTTCGTGTTCCAGCAGGGGCCGATCTTCCACAACCTGGTGCTGGCCGACGAAATCAACCGCGCCCCGGCCAAGGTCCAGTCGGCGCTGCTTGAAGCCATGGCCGAGCGCCAGGTCAGCGTGGGCCGTAGTACCTACGACCTGTCACCGCTGTTTCTGGTCATGGCCACCCAGAACCCCATCGAGCAGGAGGGTACCTACCCGCTGCCCGAAGCCCAGCTCGACCGCTTCCTGATGCACGTAAAAATTGGCTTCCCCGACGCTGCGGTGGAGCGGCGCATCCTGCTGCAGGCACGCGGCGAGGCGCTGGGCGGCGAGACCAAGCCCGAACGCCGGGTCAGCCAGCAGGCGATCTTCGCCGCGCGCAAGGAAATCCTTGGCCTGTACATGGCCGACGCCGTCGAGGAGTACCTGGTGCAGTTGGTGATGGCCACACGCACCCCGGCCAAGTTCGACACCGAACTGGCCGACTGGATCGCCTACGGCGCCAGCCCGCGCGGCTCGATTTCGCTGGACCGCTGCGCACGTGCCCACGCCTGGCTGGCCGGGCGCGACTTCGTCAGCCCCGAGGACATCCAGGCGGTGCTGTTCGACGTGCTGCGCCACCGCATCATCCTGTCGTTCGAGGCCGAGGCTGCGGGGATCGACCAGGACCGGGTGGTCCAGCGCATCCTCGACGTCGTCGCCGTTGCCTGAGCCCATGCCCACCACACAGCTGGCCGAACCCGGCATCCGTATCGGCCTTGCCGAGCTGATCGACATGCGCCACCGCGTGCGCGAAATCCAGCTGTTTTCCCGGCCCGGCCAGCGCAGCCCGCTGGTGGGCCTGCACCATTCCAAACTGCGCGGACGCGGTGTGGACTTCGACCAGGTGCGCGTGTACCAGGCAGGCGACGATGTGCGCAACATCGACTGGCGGGTCACCGCACGCACCCAGGAGCCGCACACCAAGCTGTTTCACGAGGAGCGTGAGCGGCCAATCTTCATTCTCGTCGAGCAGAGCCAACGGCTGTTCTTCGGCTCGGGGCTGATGTTCAAGTCGGTGCTGGCGGCCCAGGCCGCGGCGCTGTTCGGCTGGGCCGCGCTGGGCCACAACGACCGCATTGGCGGGCTGGTGTTCGGCGACAACGAACACCACGAAATCAAGCCACGGCGCAGCAAGCAGAGCCTGCTGCAGCTGCTCAACCGCTTGGCCAAGGTCAACCAGTCGCTGCACACCGAAGCCATGCCCCAGCCCGACAGCCTTGGCCTGGCCCTGCGCCGCGCGCGTGAAGTGCTGCGCCCTGGCAGCCTGGCCATCGTCATCTGCGACGAGCGTGCGCTGACCGATCAGGTCGAGCAACACCTGGCCATGCTGTCGCGCCACTGCGACCTGCTGCTGCTGCCGGTCAGCGACCCGCTCGACCACGCCCTGCCCGCTGCCGGCCTGCTGCGCTTTGCCCAGCGCAGCGCGCAACTGGAGCTCGACACCCTCGACGCCAGCCTGCGCCAGGCTTACCGCCAGCAGGCCGAGGCGCGTATCGAGCGTTGGGAGCTGATGGCGCAAAAGCTGCGCGTGGTGCTGATGCCGCTGAGTACACAAAGCGAAATGATCGAGCAACTGCGCGAGTACCTGAATGCTCAACGTCCGGGGAGCAGTAAATGAACCCGCTGGACCAGTTGAACCCGCTGATTGCTCCGCAGGCAGTCGGGCTGTGGCCACCGGCGCCGGGTTGGTGGGTGTTGCTGGCGCTGCTGCCGCTGCTTGCCTGGGGCCTGTGGCGCATACGCCGTTGGCGCCCGGGCAAACGCCGCATCGTGCGCGCCGAGCAACCGCTCGACCCGGTACGCGTGGCGGCCCTGGCCGAACTCGCCCGCCTGCCACGCCCCTATGACGGCGCCCCCGCCGGTGCCTGGCTGCAGCAGATCAACGCCCTGCTCAAACGCCTGTGCCGCAGCCATTACCCCGGTGCCAACAGCCATACCCTCAACGGTCGCCAATGGTTGGCATTTCTCGACAACCGCTGCCCGGCCGCCGGCCTGACCCGCTGGATGGTGCTGGTCGAAGGCGCCTACAAGCCTGAGTGCAAGCTCGACGACAAAGCCATCGTCGGGCTCAGCCAGGCCGTCGAAACCTGGATCCGCAAGCATGTTTGAACTGGCCTGGCCGTGGATGTTCGCCCTGTTGCCGCTGCCCTGGCTGGCGCGCCTGGTGCTGCCCGCCGCCGACAGTGGTGAGCCGGTGCTCAAGGTGGGTTTCCTGAATGAACTGGAGGGCCTTGCCGGGCGCCGGGCGCGGCTGAACCTGCCGACCTGGCGCCAGCAAGCGCCTTTCGTCGTCATCTGGCTGCTGCTGCTGCTGGCAGCCGCTCGCCCGCAATGGCTCGGCGACCCTGTACCAGTGGCGGCCAGCGGTCGCGACCTGCTGGTGGCGGTGGACGTGTCCGGCTCCATGGACTTCCCCGACATGCAGTGGAAGAACGACGAAATCAGCCGCCTCGACCTGGTCAAAGCGCTGCTTGGCGACTTTCTCCAGGACCGGGAAGGCGACCGGGTTGGCCTGATCCTGTTTGGCAGCCAGGCCTATTTGCAGGCGCCGCTGACCTTCGACCGGCGTACCGTACGCACCTTCCTCGACGAAGCGCAGATCGGCATCGCCGGCAAGAACACCGCCATCGGCGATGCCATCGGCCTTGCGGTCAAACGCCTGCGCGAGCGTCCGGCACAGAGCCGGGTCCTGGTGCTGATCACCGACGGTGCCAACAACGGCGGGCAGATCCACCCGCTGACCGCCGCCCGCCTGGCCGCCCAGGAAGGCGTGCGCATCTATGCCATCGGCATCGGTGCCAACCCCGAGGCCAGCGGCACCCCCGGCCTGCTGGGGCTCAACCCAAGCCTTGACCTGGACGAAGCCTCGCTCAAGGAAATCGCCGAGATAACCCACGGCGCCTACTTCCGCGCCCACGACGGCGCCGAGCTGGTCGCCATCGGCGACGCCCTCGACCAGTTGGAACCGGTGGCCCAGCAACCGACCCAGGCGCGCACCGCCAAGGCGCTGTATGCCTGGCCACTGGCCCTGGCGCTGTTGCTCAGTGTGCTGCTGGTGGTGGCCGTGCAATGGCCAGACAACCGGCTGCAGCGCTTGCTGCGCAAACCGCGTTTTCTGCAGCCGCACCCGGAATGGCGCCAGCGCCTCAAACGCCTGCGCCTGAGGAAACGGCGATGATCGAACTCTGGCCACAATGGTTGCGCCCCCTCTGGCTGCTGGTCGTGCCGCTGCTCGGCTGGCTGCTGTTCAAGCTTTGGCACCGGCGCAAACGCGCCGGACGCTGGCAGATGATCCTGCCACCGGCCTTCCATGCCGTGCTGCTCGGGGGCGGCAGCGGCAGCACCAGCAAGCTGCCCTGGGTAGCACTGGGCCTGGCCTGGGCGCTGGTGGTACTGGCCCTGCTGGGGCCGAGCTGGCAACGCGTGGAGGAAAGCCAGCAGCGCCCGGCCGACCCACTGGTCATCCTGCTCGAACTGACCCCACAGATGCTCGCCGAGGACAGCCCCCCCAACCGCCTGGAACAGGCCCGGCGCAAGGTCCTCGACCTGCTCGAACACCGCCGCGACAGCCAGACCGCGTTGATCGTCTACGCAGGCTCCGCCCACACCCTGGTGCCGCTGTCCGATGACCTGGGCACCACGCGCAATCTGCTGGAGGCGATCGACCCCTCGATCATGCCCAAACCTGGCCAGCGCGCCGACCTGGCGGTGCAAAAAGGCCTGGCCTTGCTGGCCCAGAGCGGCCTGGGCCAAGGCCGCCTGCTGCTGATCGGCTCATCGCTCACCGCGCCAGAGCGCCAGGGCATTGTCCAAGCCCTTGGCCGCCAGGGCCCGAGCCTGCTGATGCTGGGCATCGGCAGCCGTGACGGCGCCCCGGTGCGACAGGCCAATGGCGAATTCCTCAAGGATGAGCAGGGCGGCATCCTGCTGCCACGCCTGGACAGCGCCAGCCTCAAGGCATTTGTCAGCAGCACCGGCGGGCGCTACCGCAATGCCCGGATCGACGACCTCGACCTGCGGGGCCTGGGCCTGTTCGACAGCCCGCGTGCCTCGCGCAGTGACGGCCAGACCTTGCAACTGGACAGCTGGGCCGACCAGGGCTACTGGTTGCTGATTCCGCTGTTGCTGCTGGCGGCCTGCGCCGGCCGTCGCGGCTGGCTGTTCTGCCTGCCGCTGTTGCTGGCCCTGCCGCAGCCAAGCCAGGCCTTCGAGTTCAACGACCTATGGCTGCGCCCCGACCAGCAAGGCCAGCGCCTGCTCGAACAAAACCGCCCGGCCAGTGCCGCGCGCCATTTCCACGACCCGCAATGGCGCGGCATGGCGCTGTACCAGGCCGGTGATTACGCCGGTGCCGCCCAGGCCTTCTCCCAAGGCAACACGGCGGCAGCGCACTACAATCGAGGCAATGCCCTGGCCCGCAGTGGTGAACTGGAAGCCGCCCTGGACGCCTACGAACAAGCCCTGGAGCGTCAACCCGACCTAAAACCGGCACTGGACAACCAGGCACTGGTCCAGCAACTGCTGCAGCAGCGCGAAGCCAAGGCCCAAGAGCAACCCGCCAGCAGCGAAGCCCAAGGCACGCCCGGCAGCGAGACCGAAGGCAACAGCAGTTCGGCCAGCAGCCCGGCCCAGGGCACGCCCGGCAGTGACGAACACGCCAGCGCCGAAGCACCCGGCGAAGGCAGCAACAACAGCCAGGCCACACCAGGCAATCAGGGGGGCGCCGACGACAACGTCATCCAGCCCCCCCAGCGCCCGGTGTCGACCAGCCTTGACGCCGAACAGCGTCAAGCCCTTGAACAGTGGCTGCGCGAGATCCCCGATAACCCGGCGGAACTGCTGCGGCGCAAATTCTGGTATGAACAGCAATTGCATCAGGACAATCCACGATGAGTCGCTTCGGCGTCTTTTTCCTCGGTTTCTTATGGGCCTTGATGGCCCAGGCCGAACCGATGCTGCAAGCCAGCGTCGACCGTACCCGCCTGGAGGCTGGCGAAAGCCTGGAGCTGACCCTTGAAAGCCAGGACGTGACCCAGTTCGGCAAGCCCGACCTGCGTGCCCTGGAAGGCGACTTCGAGGTGCGAGGCACACGCCAGCTGAACAGCCTGCACACCCTCGACGGCGAGACCCGCGCCAGCACCCGCTGGATCATCACCCTGCTGCCACGGCGCAGCGGCAGCCTGCGCATCCCGGAACTGCAGCTGGGCCAGTCACGTAGCCAGGCCATCGACCTGCAAGTACTGCAGGCCGATGCCAGCCGCCAGGACAGCGCCTCCCAGGTGTTCATCGAGGCGACCCTGGACAGCAACGAGGTCTACGTCCAGGCCCAGGCTGTACTGACCCTGC
The sequence above is drawn from the Pseudomonas putida genome and encodes:
- a CDS encoding vWA domain-containing protein, giving the protein MIELWPQWLRPLWLLVVPLLGWLLFKLWHRRKRAGRWQMILPPAFHAVLLGGGSGSTSKLPWVALGLAWALVVLALLGPSWQRVEESQQRPADPLVILLELTPQMLAEDSPPNRLEQARRKVLDLLEHRRDSQTALIVYAGSAHTLVPLSDDLGTTRNLLEAIDPSIMPKPGQRADLAVQKGLALLAQSGLGQGRLLLIGSSLTAPERQGIVQALGRQGPSLLMLGIGSRDGAPVRQANGEFLKDEQGGILLPRLDSASLKAFVSSTGGRYRNARIDDLDLRGLGLFDSPRASRSDGQTLQLDSWADQGYWLLIPLLLLAACAGRRGWLFCLPLLLALPQPSQAFEFNDLWLRPDQQGQRLLEQNRPASAARHFHDPQWRGMALYQAGDYAGAAQAFSQGNTAAAHYNRGNALARSGELEAALDAYEQALERQPDLKPALDNQALVQQLLQQREAKAQEQPASSEAQGTPGSETEGNSSSASSPAQGTPGSDEHASAEAPGEGSNNSQATPGNQGGADDNVIQPPQRPVSTSLDAEQRQALEQWLREIPDNPAELLRRKFWYEQQLHQDNPR